The genomic segment AATTGCAATTTTGGTTCGCTCCTTCTTTGACTGCTCTGCTCCAGGCAGAATTGTTGGAAATGTCTTTGGTTCAACAATAAAGACTTGAGAGTTTTTGGGAGTTTCTTGagcaaaatcataaaaaaaatatttgtctcacaaaatttacaTCTACAAAATCCACTCGCCTAAAAAATCGTTTCATAAATGAAGCCCAGTCTACGAGAAAAAGATCCAATTTCCCAAAATGAGCCGCagggagataatacttctgtaCTTGGATTCGATAGAACAAAATGGCAAGTGGCAACATACCTTGCCAAAATTCACAATTCTGCTAAAATTGCGACAAGCAAATCTCTCATGGTTTAGTTCAGCTAACTCAACTCTCTTCACACTTTCTTGCTCTTTCACAAGCTCGTCACCACCGTATTCGACGAGTTTCACATGTGCGTCATCTTCTGGTTGGCTGAAATCAGGATGTCGCTCCTTTGAATTTATAAGCCTTTTCCAAACATTTTCCATAACGGTTTGTGCACCGGATTTGGCAGCACCACATTTTCAAGAAATTCCAACTAATTCTTACATTCTTGCCATTCCATGTTAATTATCATTTCTTGTTCAGGATGGAACATCGAATGGCACAGAACATGACCAAATCCATCAGCAAATATCCTCAACCGATGCTTTTTATATAATACAAATGAAAAGTTTTTTAAAATGCTTCATATTAATTACACACAATTGAACAAACCAATGCTATATCATACCCCATTTTCATACCTATATATGCAACTCAACCCAACCAAGAGCTCTGCAATGGCAGCTTCCGTCTTCACCTTATCCGAAAAATGTAATGTCTGCAACAAAAGCACGCCGGGCTTCGGATCGAATCTCATCTTCTCGAAACTTCTTTCCATTTCCCACTTCACAGTATAGTGAGCCATGGGTGAGAGCCACCTTAACATCTCTGTCATGGCATCCCTCCACCCCTCGGCCAGCAATGTGTCGTCCTCCGCCGATTTCATTTTCTTGCTTAGCTTTGTTCTTACAATAGCTTTCAGATTTTCAGGCAGCATTTGGTATAAGGACTCGCGATCGATGTGGTCCACCGGTTCTTTTGAATTCAAGTATTTTTCTGCCAAAAGAATCACATTTGCGTATCGCGATGCGAGTCCTGAACCGCCCAGAGTGAGAGGCCCTGCAGAATGGAATGCATTGTTGTTTCTTGAAAACATTTCTTCAGATATAAAGCCATCATCGTTTTCTTTCAAGAAAAGGGTCGATCTTTGGCTGTGAAACCGTAAAAGAGTCGGCTTTGAGGGCTTTGCGATCGGACCCGAATGAGAAAGAAACTGATCTTTGATTGAAAACGAGGGAAGATGAGGAACATACGGCCCGAAAACGACAGATATTCTCACAAACACTATGCATACAATTCTTGCCATTATGCTTACACTTTTATCAAACGTCTCGCACCACAGCGAGGCCTCTCTGAAATGGCTAACCATCTTCCGCTGATTCTCGAGTTTCTCATTGAAAAGATCAAAATTCGCCTTCTGCAACTGCATCTGCCTGCTTTTCCATTGCTTCATCTTCCTCTCAGAGACCTCCATCTGCATCAAACCATCCAATGCCGCGTGCAAACATGACGTGGCCGAGATTAATCTCTCCAATTTATGCAACTTCTTCTCATTCACCCTCGATCCATATTCCAGTTTCCCCACATCAATTATCCCCCATTTCAAATCCGTGTAAACCAGATCAAACCGATTAAGCCCGAAATTGTTACACCTCTTTCCAAGCCGGGACACAGCCGAGGCAGCACGATCAAGATCCTCCACCATCTCCGCGCACGCCAGGCTCATGAGAAACCCTTCATCCCTGGAATTCAAGAAAGTAACCCCTTCGGATTTCATGATATCCTTTCTCAGCCTATAAATCTCTTCGTCGGAGAGGGATCTGTAAAGGGACACCAATCTTGACATGATTTTCGCTGTTTCAAAGCAGAGTATACCCAAACGGGAGGATCTCTTCCTGAGCTGGGGGGCGGCATTGTCCCCGCCGCCACCGCCAATCAGAGAGGAGATATCTTGGAGCCAACCCCTGTTCTTGAATCCCATAATTGATTATGGGAGTATTCGAACAAAGATGAAGATGAAGATGAAAATGATTGAAAGCTTAGAAGATTTTCATGATGAGATACAGGGTTGACGAGATGTTAGTATAAGGGTAGTACCTTCACACCATATTTAAGGGTTTAATTTTGATTTGGACATGTGGGGTCTACATAAATTTATGGACCCCACATATCCAAATCAATTTTGGGCCCTTGGATCTAGTATTAAGGTACTACCCTCGTGCTAGCATGAAATAATCCGAGATACAGATGGGGAATTTACTTCTATTTTTATGATCGAAAATGGAGATGGGGGTGTGATTAGGTGTCGTTGTAGATCGAAGGTTTGACCATCACATCACAGTTATTATTGAATTTCAATATTATTGTTATCATATCACTGTCAAATCTATAGCACATACTCCCTCTTATCTAAAAGGGTCCCACGATCGTAATTGATAGTTAAAACTAAAATTTGTTTGGTTGATTGGGTGTtcgaaacttaaaattaaaatctcaAGTTCGAATAACTCATGATCATTTTTTATTTGAGTCTATATGCAGTTTTCTACATAATATATTTGGTGTGTATAGTTTTCATGTCACTTTCAAATCATGAGTATAAGTGCATTTAAGGTCTTGATTGATAATCTTCAATATTACATTTAGACTCTTTTTTTTCGATTTTCCCAAattatttacattttttttcacttttaattatttttcataaaaatgttgaCGTGACCACAAATAAATAAGCAGTATCTGATGTACGTCAGTAATTTTTGGTTCTACACCATCATTTTCTAGTGTCACATCCTCATTTTTCGACGACACATCTCCTATCCAATGaaataaaactaaaattgaCAATAATTACTTGAAAATATCCATTTTACGTAGTAtgtctattattattattattattattattattattttggttgTTTTAAATTCATTTCCCATCGTCAAGGTTTGCTAGATGACATGAATTATTAATACATTGGACGGCTATAATTGAGACGACACTTTTTGTGTATTTTCTTGCAGAAAATTAGGTGATCAAGATTTGATATCACGTGCACATAAGAAATATTTCCATaacaaattaaacaaatatatCTCTTTAATTTCATGCTTGTACCCACCATGCTAAATATTTGATATCATGTGCACATAAGAAatttttccataaaaaaatgaaacaaatATATCTGTTTAATTTCATGTTTGTAAGTACCATTATATTTAGCAATGAACATTGACTTGTCGCAACAATCGTGGCTATATGCACATTTTGCACGTATccttattaaatatatttagtagaaaaatatttttatcattggATTTTATGTTTTGGAGTGCAATAATTATCCCAGCTAAAAGAATGATTTGCACATGATGTGTTGCAATATCACCATTGAAAAATAGCCTTGTTTAaacaatttttaatttttttttatctataaccatttttaattatttttttgccAAAATGACTTCGAAAAATTAGTAAAACAAAGACCAAACAAATGCTGAATTGAAAATATTAGATTTCAAAATCTTGGTCCAACAAAGTTTATTGTTTAGAAAAAGAATCACAAGAAATAACTAGGAGATAGATTGTTGAGGTgcaataattatattattattagagCGATCGATATATAATTTTGTGAGCTTGACTTAAGCTTAACAAAGGAGATCAAATTAAAGTAAATTCTTACATCAAACTTAAGAGTATTTAAACTACTTAATAAACAAAACTAGCACATTAAAATCTTAGAATGGATCAAATCATGAACATAAGTTAGTgcaataccatatttttaatCATGAAGTTTATTTTGAAACATATATAAACTtacattttcaaataaaaattgtaaaacaaaaattaaagtcattttttttaaacaaaatggtTAACTACGTACATAGGTCTTTAATGTAATTGAAGGTATCATCGTGTACTAATGTTTAGGTGTAACTACTAGTGTTTGACTTATTAATTTTGTGATATTTGTGACAGCCCCCATGTGATCTGCAGTAACGAGCTAGAATCCAAAAACCTTTAAT from the Primulina eburnea isolate SZY01 chromosome 3, ASM2296580v1, whole genome shotgun sequence genome contains:
- the LOC140826725 gene encoding protein PSK SIMULATOR 1-like, with translation MGFKNRGWLQDISSLIGGGGGDNAAPQLRKRSSRLGILCFETAKIMSRLVSLYRSLSDEEIYRLRKDIMKSEGVTFLNSRDEGFLMSLACAEMVEDLDRAASAVSRLGKRCNNFGLNRFDLVYTDLKWGIIDVGKLEYGSRVNEKKLHKLERLISATSCLHAALDGLMQMEVSERKMKQWKSRQMQLQKANFDLFNEKLENQRKMVSHFREASLWCETFDKSVSIMARIVCIVFVRISVVFGPYVPHLPSFSIKDQFLSHSGPIAKPSKPTLLRFHSQRSTLFLKENDDGFISEEMFSRNNNAFHSAGPLTLGGSGLASRYANVILLAEKYLNSKEPVDHIDRESLYQMLPENLKAIVRTKLSKKMKSAEDDTLLAEGWRDAMTEMLRWLSPMAHYTVKWEMERSFEKMRFDPKPGVLLLQTLHFSDKVKTEAAIAELLVGLSCIYRYENGV